Proteins found in one Ctenopharyngodon idella isolate HZGC_01 chromosome 16, HZGC01, whole genome shotgun sequence genomic segment:
- the nt5c3a gene encoding cytosolic 5'-nucleotidase 3 isoform X2 yields MPEFEKSTVHIRDPERVEQIICSLIKGGASKLQIITDFDMTLSRFAVNGKRCPTCHNIIDNCKLVTEDCRKKLLQLKETYYPIEIDPHLTMEEKYPFMVEWYFKSHTLLVEQRLEKDKLPEVVRESDVCLREGYEQFFDRLHQHSVPVFIFSAGLGDVLEEIIRQAGVYHTNIKVVSNFMDFDDNGVLKGFKGELIHVYNKHDGALRNTEYFKQLKDNGNIILLGDSLGDLNMADGVPNVENILKIGFLNDKVEELLEKYMDSYDIVLVRDETLEVPNSILQKIL; encoded by the exons aTGCCAGAGTTTGAGAAGAGCACGGTTCACATCAGAGACCCTGAGCGGGTGGAGCAGATCATCTGCAGTCTCATTAAAGGTGGAGCGTCCAAACTGCAG ATCATCACAGATTTTGATATGACGTTAAGCAGGTTTGCTGTCAATGGAAAACGTTGCCCAACGTGTCATA ATATCATTGATAACTGTAAGTTGGTGACAGAAGACTGTAGGAAAAAG CTGCTCCAGCTAAAGGAGACGTATTATCCTATAGAGATAGACCCTCATCTGACCATGGAGGAGAAATACCCATTTATGGTGGAGTG gtaTTTTAAGTCTCACACGTTATTGGTAGAACAGAGATTGGAGAAGGACAAACTCCCAGAGGTGGTGAGGGAGTCGGACGTCTGTCTAAG GGAAGGGTACGAGCAGTTCTTTGACCGGCTGCACCAGCACAGCGTTCCTGTCTTCATCTTTTCAGCGGGTCTGGGAGACGTGCTGGAGGAAATCATCAGACAGGCGGGCGTCTACCACACCAACATCAAAGTCGTGTCCAACTTCATGGACTTCGATGATAAC GGGGTTCTGAAGGGCTTTAAAGGAGAGCTGATCCATGTTTACAACAAGCATGACGGAGCCCTGAGGAACACTGAGTATTTCAAACAACTGAAGGACAATGGGAACATCATTCTGCTAGGAGACTCGCTTGGCGATCTCAACATGGCGGACGGCGTTCCCAACGTGGAGAACATCCTCAAGATCGGCTTCCTCAATGACAAG GTAGAGGAACTGTTGGAAAAGTACATGGACTCTTACGATATTGTCCTGGTGAGGGATGAAACACTTGAAGTGCCTAATTCCATACTACAGAAGATCTTGTAG
- the nt5c3a gene encoding cytosolic 5'-nucleotidase 3 isoform X1: MDRNAVVKVGAMASATLCALFGGVVFAQYMLTKKQRAGKKTKIIEMMPEFEKSTVHIRDPERVEQIICSLIKGGASKLQIITDFDMTLSRFAVNGKRCPTCHNIIDNCKLVTEDCRKKLLQLKETYYPIEIDPHLTMEEKYPFMVEWYFKSHTLLVEQRLEKDKLPEVVRESDVCLREGYEQFFDRLHQHSVPVFIFSAGLGDVLEEIIRQAGVYHTNIKVVSNFMDFDDNGVLKGFKGELIHVYNKHDGALRNTEYFKQLKDNGNIILLGDSLGDLNMADGVPNVENILKIGFLNDKVEELLEKYMDSYDIVLVRDETLEVPNSILQKIL, translated from the exons ATGGACAGAAACGCTGTGGTGAAAGTGGGCGCGATGGCGAGCGCCACTCTGTGCGCGCTGTTCGGCGGAGTCGTGTTCGCGCAGTACATGCTCACTAAAAAACAGAGAGCAGGGAAGAAAACCAAGATAATCGAAATG aTGCCAGAGTTTGAGAAGAGCACGGTTCACATCAGAGACCCTGAGCGGGTGGAGCAGATCATCTGCAGTCTCATTAAAGGTGGAGCGTCCAAACTGCAG ATCATCACAGATTTTGATATGACGTTAAGCAGGTTTGCTGTCAATGGAAAACGTTGCCCAACGTGTCATA ATATCATTGATAACTGTAAGTTGGTGACAGAAGACTGTAGGAAAAAG CTGCTCCAGCTAAAGGAGACGTATTATCCTATAGAGATAGACCCTCATCTGACCATGGAGGAGAAATACCCATTTATGGTGGAGTG gtaTTTTAAGTCTCACACGTTATTGGTAGAACAGAGATTGGAGAAGGACAAACTCCCAGAGGTGGTGAGGGAGTCGGACGTCTGTCTAAG GGAAGGGTACGAGCAGTTCTTTGACCGGCTGCACCAGCACAGCGTTCCTGTCTTCATCTTTTCAGCGGGTCTGGGAGACGTGCTGGAGGAAATCATCAGACAGGCGGGCGTCTACCACACCAACATCAAAGTCGTGTCCAACTTCATGGACTTCGATGATAAC GGGGTTCTGAAGGGCTTTAAAGGAGAGCTGATCCATGTTTACAACAAGCATGACGGAGCCCTGAGGAACACTGAGTATTTCAAACAACTGAAGGACAATGGGAACATCATTCTGCTAGGAGACTCGCTTGGCGATCTCAACATGGCGGACGGCGTTCCCAACGTGGAGAACATCCTCAAGATCGGCTTCCTCAATGACAAG GTAGAGGAACTGTTGGAAAAGTACATGGACTCTTACGATATTGTCCTGGTGAGGGATGAAACACTTGAAGTGCCTAATTCCATACTACAGAAGATCTTGTAG